Genomic segment of Fervidobacterium gondwanense DSM 13020:
CTGGAATTGCGGAGAGTTTTTCTATATCACCTGTTGCAATTGCTGTAGAAAGATATTCTAAGCTCGTTGCCGACAATATTTTAACAGCGGTCTTTGGACCAAGTTTTGATACTTTTGTTAATTTTTCAAAGGCTTCTCTTTTTTCCTTAGAATCGAACCCGTATAGAGTTATATCTTCCTGCGTTACTACCAGTTTTGTATATACTTTAATATCCTCTCCCTCTGAAGTTTCTGAAAAGCTCTCTGCATCGCAAACAATGCTTAGCACAAAACTTCCAACCCTAATTAGCAGATTTCCCTCACTGCGTCCAGCGTATTTTCCTTCTATTACTTCTATCACTTTGCATCAACTCCAAGAAGTTCGTTGTTCAAACCAAAGAGTTGCGTTACATTGCTCAAAACATGTTCGGTCACATCTTTGCCAAATATTTTGTTTAGCTCTTCGACAACATATGCAACATAAATCGGTTCATTTCTTTTTCCTCTGAACTGTTGTGGTGGTAGATATGGGCAGTCAGTTTCGGTCACTATATTTTCTATTCCTATTATTTTGACTGTTCTTCTAAGCATTTCGTTCTTAGGATATGTAATTGGTCCGCCTATACCTATTTTGAAACCCAATTTTACGAATTTCTTCGCCCAGTTTTCATCTGAACCGAACGCGTGAACAATACCACGTAATTTTTCAGTCTTAAATGCACTTAAAATATCGTACGTGTCTTCGTATGCATCTCTAATGTGGAGTATGACGGGCAAATCGAGCTTTTGGGCTAAAGCAAGTTGATCGGCGAATACTCTTTTCTGAACCTCAACAGGTGAGAGGTTCCTAAAATAATCAAGGCCTATTTCTCCAATCGCGATAACTTTATTTGAAGTTGTTGCGAGTCTTTCGATTTTATCAAGGTAATTTTCTTTATGCTCAAGAGCATCTTTGGAATCGTGAGGGTGGACACCAATTGCACAGTAAGTGTTCGAAAGGCGCTTTGCAATCTTGATAGTTTCAGGCATATCTTTCATATTCGTAGACACATTCAAAACAAATTTTAACTCTTGAGTACGTTTTAGCACATCTTCCAGGTCGTTTTTGAATTGCCACATGTGCAAATGTGCGTGTGTGTCTATCAACTTTTGTGTGTCTAAATTCAATTCCATGGTATACACAGCCTCCTTTTTCTGATATAATTATACCAGAATTTTATTAACTTTATCATGTTTAGTTTTGAAATTGAGAAACAAGAACAGCTTTGGGGGTGTATCAATGGATCGTTACGGAAAACTGACGGTGATTACTGGACCTATGTATTCTGGAAAAACGACAGAACTTCTAAATTTTGCGGAGATTTATGACCTTGGAAGGAAGAAAATCGTTATTTTTAAGCCAGCCATCGATAACCGGTACAGTGCTGAAGATGTTGTAACGCACAAGTTTTTTAAAAT
This window contains:
- the ruvA gene encoding Holliday junction branch migration protein RuvA; the protein is MIEVIEGKYAGRSEGNLLIRVGSFVLSIVCDAESFSETSEGEDIKVYTKLVVTQEDITLYGFDSKEKREAFEKLTKVSKLGPKTAVKILSATSLEYLSTAIATGDIEKLSAIPGIGRKTAERIVAELREEFEPMQVDSTSLEAIEALASLGYSKAQAQNAVKQVRKELPDANLSRVIKESLKLLSKM
- a CDS encoding TatD family hydrolase, yielding MELNLDTQKLIDTHAHLHMWQFKNDLEDVLKRTQELKFVLNVSTNMKDMPETIKIAKRLSNTYCAIGVHPHDSKDALEHKENYLDKIERLATTSNKVIAIGEIGLDYFRNLSPVEVQKRVFADQLALAQKLDLPVILHIRDAYEDTYDILSAFKTEKLRGIVHAFGSDENWAKKFVKLGFKIGIGGPITYPKNEMLRRTVKIIGIENIVTETDCPYLPPQQFRGKRNEPIYVAYVVEELNKIFGKDVTEHVLSNVTQLFGLNNELLGVDAK